The Leptospira harrisiae genome has a window encoding:
- a CDS encoding polymorphic toxin-type HINT domain-containing protein has protein sequence RHGILENVIGDIVDDVKTSLGYVSSDLVEQVDGKFRVRTCFVAGTKVHTKDGLKNIEDIKAGDVVASANQYTGKVSYKKVKQTFVKQTPRIYTLTYNNGTTVETTGDHPFYIQGKGWTSAAELATGDVSLILNGLRESKDTVKSANELRDIQFLASLTIISIGIKEKETTVYNFEVEDDHTYFVTEAGIWVHNAPTEGYTAPWTPADDSCKADANGCRNTILGLPENREAHAKGFKEGLKNIAESALDSFLLVGDAVACGMSGTKTSCENTEKNIATAVDKAKAIYDDPVKFLADTVSGVVEKGRDIGGKNGKEKAAQTTTEIVAPIVAGQALKSIPIGKIPDVPGGHKVDLMGGNKGTPGYKNYDLQATNGIADDVANFGKHFGPNSVGELVVNNPQTSFLAQVTPAIRPGGTITLRGQFANSNFSTIWDAPNVPGYKTISRKTGLSPKGYTKSTGSPIIGTMNEIILEKE, from the coding sequence CGACATGGCATTTTGGAGAACGTAATTGGTGATATTGTAGATGATGTGAAAACATCACTGGGTTATGTTTCCAGTGATTTAGTAGAACAAGTTGATGGTAAATTTAGAGTTAGAACTTGTTTCGTCGCAGGAACCAAAGTTCATACCAAAGACGGACTCAAGAACATCGAAGATATTAAGGCTGGGGATGTGGTAGCATCGGCAAACCAATACACAGGGAAAGTTTCTTACAAAAAAGTAAAACAAACTTTTGTAAAACAAACTCCGAGAATCTACACACTGACTTACAATAATGGTACCACTGTAGAGACCACAGGAGATCACCCATTCTACATTCAAGGTAAAGGATGGACGAGTGCTGCAGAACTTGCAACTGGTGATGTCTCGCTTATCCTTAACGGACTCAGAGAATCTAAGGATACTGTTAAATCTGCAAACGAACTGAGAGACATTCAGTTTTTAGCATCATTAACAATCATATCCATTGGAATAAAAGAGAAGGAAACGACTGTTTATAATTTCGAAGTTGAAGATGATCATACTTACTTTGTAACAGAAGCAGGGATCTGGGTGCATAATGCTCCAACAGAGGGCTATACGGCTCCCTGGACACCTGCTGATGATTCATGTAAGGCTGATGCCAACGGATGTAGAAATACGATATTAGGACTTCCTGAGAATCGAGAGGCTCATGCGAAGGGATTCAAAGAAGGTTTAAAAAATATCGCTGAATCAGCATTAGATTCATTTCTATTGGTTGGAGATGCCGTTGCCTGCGGAATGAGTGGAACCAAGACATCATGTGAAAATACAGAAAAAAATATTGCAACAGCTGTAGATAAAGCGAAAGCAATATATGATGATCCAGTTAAATTCCTTGCGGATACTGTATCCGGTGTTGTAGAAAAAGGAAGGGATATCGGTGGTAAAAATGGAAAAGAAAAGGCAGCTCAAACTACCACAGAGATAGTCGCACCGATCGTGGCTGGTCAGGCACTAAAATCTATTCCAATTGGGAAGATACCTGACGTGCCGGGAGGACATAAAGTTGACTTAATGGGTGGAAATAAAGGTACTCCTGGATACAAGAATTACGATCTTCAAGCAACCAACGGTATAGCTGACGATGTGGCTAATTTTGGTAAACACTTTGGTCCAAATAGTGTCGGTGAATTAGTAGTAAATAATCCGCAGACCTCATTTTTGGCGCAAGTAACGCCGGCAATAAGGCCAGGGGGAACCATTACTTTAAGAGGTCAATTTGCCAATAGTAACTTCTCTACAATTTGGGATGCTCCAAATGTGCCTGGTTATAAAACCATTAGTCGCAAGACAGGACTATCTCCAAAAGGATATACAAAATCGACTGGTTCGCCGATTATTGGTACGATGAATGAGATCATTTTGGAGAAAGAATGA